The genome window GGGCAGAGGAGACAATGGTACCGCCCGATTCGCGTGAGTGAAAAAATTCATGTTCATCGACTTCGAGTGCCGATGTGTGATGACGGATGAAGACGACTTCAATTTTTTCATAAGCGCGTTGCAGGAATAGGTAGAGCAAAATAAAGAAATGCTTGGCGATATCTTTTTTCTTTTCATCCATAGAGCCGGAGACATCGAGCAGGCAAAACATCACGGCTTGGGTGCTGGGCTTAGGCACTTTGATGCGATTGCTGTAGCGCAGATCGAAAGGGTCGATGAAAGGGATCGCTAATAGTCGTGTGCGAAGATGATGTATCTCTTGGCGGAGTTTGAGGATTCTGGGATCTTGGTTGTCGCTCGTCTCAGCCAATAATTCGGCTAGTTCTTCTTCAGCTTGTTTTAAGCGCTTACTGGATTTTCCGCCGACCGCGATGCGCCTGCCTAAGGCACCGCGCAATGAACGTAACACGTGTAGCGATGAGGCGGTCCCGGTGGTGCTGTAACCAGCGCGTTGATTTTTAAAATCGGTGATGGCGGTGAGCTGGGTTTTGATGAGATTGGGTAATTCTAAATCTTCGAAAAAATAATTGAGAAATTCTTCACGGCTGATTTGGAAAACAAAATCGTCTTCGCTGATTTCTTCGCTATTGCCAGCTTGGCCTTTGCCTTTACCGGCACCGCCTTTGGGGCGCTCAATCTGATCGCCCGTTTGGTATTCTTGATTGCCGGGATTCACGCTTTCCCATACGCCACCATGGGAGTGACCGAAGTTGGGTTCGTTGACGTCTTTGACTGGAATCGCGATTTTTTCACCGCTGTCCATGTCGGTGATAGAGCGGCCTTTAATGGCACGTGTGACGGCGTCTTTGATCTGGCCTTTATAACGACGCAAAAAACGCTCGCGATTCGGGGCAGATTTGTTTTTACCTTGAACTCGTCTGTCGATTAAATGTACCAATTTGTGCTCCCGAACAAGTTCTGTTTGCTAGGTATTCTCCCTTCTCCCGTGGGCGGGAGAAGGGTTGGGG of Bdellovibrionales bacterium contains these proteins:
- a CDS encoding YeaH/YhbH family protein, coding for MVHLIDRRVQGKNKSAPNRERFLRRYKGQIKDAVTRAIKGRSITDMDSGEKIAIPVKDVNEPNFGHSHGGVWESVNPGNQEYQTGDQIERPKGGAGKGKGQAGNSEEISEDDFVFQISREEFLNYFFEDLELPNLIKTQLTAITDFKNQRAGYSTTGTASSLHVLRSLRGALGRRIAVGGKSSKRLKQAEEELAELLAETSDNQDPRILKLRQEIHHLRTRLLAIPFIDPFDLRYSNRIKVPKPSTQAVMFCLLDVSGSMDEKKKDIAKHFFILLYLFLQRAYEKIEVVFIRHHTSALEVDEHEFFHSRESGGTIVSSA